TTCGTGCTGATTTATTCATCCCGGGATTGCCAGCCCCTGCAGGGGAGCTCTGTGTCCTATCCCCTTCAGGTAGGCGgccggggcaggggcagggcgaGCCTTCCCAGACATGGGTGGGTGCCATGTCGGCCTGGGGTCTCACCCCGGTCCTCTCAGAGCAGCAGCCTGACAAGTTCTGCAAGGGGACTACAGACAGAAACTCGTGTGCATACGCTCACCGTGGCACAACTCCCCGCAGCCCCTGTGCCCGTCAGTGACAAGCAGGTGAACACAGTGTGGTCCGTCCACACAGTGGGTTTCCTCAGTTGTAGGAAGGGTTGGAGCTCTGACACGTGCTCCCACACAGATGAACCTGGCAAAcactgctgagtgaaagaagccagacagcaAGGGCCACACATCGTGTGGTTTCTGTTTATGGGAAACGTCCAGAACTGAAAGCAGTTGCCGGTTGCCGGTGGGTGTGGAGTGTGTACTCACAGGCCTGTCACAGATGTGGGTCTGGGGCGCATGACTGGCTCTGCTGGGGCTGTGGGGTTGACCCACACAGCTTTGCGTGGAGCCCCTGCCCTGGTCAAGGCCTGCAGGGGCCCACTGTCTGCCCAGTGGACTGTGGGAGCGTGCTCCAAATGTGAGCCTTTGGATCCCCACATGCCCTAGGGACAGGCTCGCCATGCAGCCCCCGCCTGGCCGGATGGCTTCTGAAGCCCTCATTGGGCCAGGGTCTGACTCTTGGGTCCTGCTTCCCCTCCAAGACAGCAGCCTGACCCCACCTGTTGTGTGCTTGGTGCCTGATGCTGTCCAGGCCAGGACATTGTGTCCCACTGGCCTGTTCTCTTTCCTGACTTTGCAGCTCTTCTGTGCCGATGGCGAGTATAATTCGATGGCTGCAGCCTTCTTCAACACCCCAGAGAAGAGTGTGGTCAGCCTTTTCCACGACCCCCCAGGTGTGTGCCCATGCTCCGCGCTTTGTGCTGTCAGCCGCAGGTCCCCATGTGGGCCTGTCCCCTCTGGCCTGGTCTGCAGCCGGCCCACAGACACTGGGCCCAGGCCTGGCTGATGGCTTCTGGCCGAGCCCCTGCTGCCTCCCTGCAGGGCTGGTTGCGCTGGAGCGTGGGGGCTGTCAGCCTGGGGTTGGCTGGTGGCCAGTGCTTGGGAAGGGCCCAGCCAGGCTCCCCacgtgtctccttccctccctggaggCCATCCTGTTGTTCATTAAGACAGTCTCACCTTCCAGGATGAGACTGGGCACTGCTTCTTCTGGGCACTGTTTGCAGAGGTCACTCTCGGTTAGCAAACAGCCTGGTGACTCGTATACCAGCGAGGCGCCTTGCCCAGCTTCACGTTCTTAATAACAAACAGGCTCATACTGGGCACAGACCTGCTTCCACTTCCCCTGTTTCAGTTCCGCGGGGtgtgggcggggaggaggggcacACTCCCGAGATCCAGAGTGGCTGCTGCAACGTGCTTGCCCATCTGTCTGtggctctagttgttttctgacATGCCAGttctgggaagagagagagagtgagtgagtgtgtgtgtgtgtgtgtgtgtgttccacttCTGGAGTCACCTGGTGCAGGGTGGTGGCTGTGGTGGCCATGGTCTCCCTCCTGCACCCTCCCCTGACCTCTGGTGGTCTCAGTGCCACCCGTTTCCATGCAGACCTCAGCAGCCACCTTCCCTTGGCCCAGGTCACCCTCCTGCTGGCAGCTCTGGGCCCCAGTGGCCCCAGCTCCCCTCTGCCCTTACCGCTGGGCTGCTGTGCTCACACTCTGAGTTCTGGGACCCCAAGACCCGGCACCCTGGCCTCTGAGAAGGGGGTGACTCTGGGGGTCTGGGTGTGACCAGGAGGCTGTGACGGGCTGCTGGGCAGGCAGCTCTGCCTGGGGTTGAGTCCGTATGGCAGGCCCTGGCCAGCGCCCTGTCCACAGGCTCCTACAACCCCATGACACTCGGCCTCTTCACCCTGGTCTACTTCTTCTTGGCCTGCTGGACCTACGGGCTCACGGTATCGGCCGGTGTCTTCATCCCATCCCTGCTCATTGGAGCTGCCTGGGGCCGGCTCTTTGGCATCTCCCTGTCCTACCTCACTGGGGCCGCGGTAAGTGGGGGTCTTAGGGGCCAgctgggctgggaggaaggggcgGTGTTCCCAGTGCCCACTAGGGCCACCATGGGCCAGAGCAGGGGTCATGAGTGCTTGTGGCCTTCAGGGAGGGCACGGGTGTTGGGAGAGAGCATGGTGTGGAAGGATGGGGCAGGTGCAGGAGTTGGGGCCTGGAAGTGCGGTGTCCAGGCCTTGGCCCCGGAGCTGCCTCCTGgcttcctcctcccacctgcATCTGTGGGCTCCTTGGTCTTTATTCTGTGAGTCTTCTATTTGCATCTTAGTTGTTCAGGTAAGACTTTAAAAAACTGTAAGAGATGCACAGCAAGCCTCCCCTCCCTGGGTCCAGGTCATGTGTCCCAGGTTTCCTTCCAGACATggtttttagtttagtttttttaaaattgatatgtGACTCACGTACCATaaaccagtggtccccaaccttttttggcaccagggaacGGTTTCCTGAAAGACAGTGTTTctgtggatgggggtggggggatggttcagtcagtaatgcgagcgatggggaggagcagatgaagcttcactcgcttgcccaccacccacctcctgctgtgctgtCCAGTCCATGGCCcggaggttggggacccctgccataAACTCCCTTCTTCTGTAAGTGAACGGTTGGGTGGCTTTTTAGCCTGTTCGCAGAGCTGTGTAACCGTGATTGCTGCTTAGTTCCAGGATGttctcatcacccccaaaagaaacctgtCCCCATTAAGCAGTCACGTCCCCAGCCCCTGGTGGCCACTAATCAGCTTTCTGCCTCCATGGATGTGCCTCTTCTGATTTTTGTAGATTCATGAAATCACACTTCATGGTCTTCTGTGTCTGGCGTCGTCATTGAGCACCATGTTTTCAGGGCttgtccatgttgtagcatgagtCTGATTTTTCACTCCTTTTTAGGCTCCCTGGTGTGGCACAGACATTTGTGCACAGACTCTGGTCACTGCACACATGCGGGGTGCCCCCCACACCCCGGCCGTAGTGCACACCCTCCTGTCTTAGGCTGCCGAGTTCTGCAGGTGGCAGAGTTCATTCAGTGCATCCCTGAGCGGGCACAGCTAGGGTATTTACAAACTCAGGTGATGCTGCCACAGACCATTTTTTGCGTAAACTGTAGGATTTCCTCCTGGGCCCAGTGCTGTCAGTGCATCTTGGTGGGTTTGGCTGCCACTTCCCCCCAGCATCCCCTCTGTCTTCCCTGCAGGTCTGGGCAGACCCTGGCAAGTATGCCCTGATGGGAGCAGCTGCCCAGCTGGGTGAGTACTGGCTGCAGCATGGGCATCCGGAGGTCAGGAGGGCCACTCCCTCAGCGTGTGGCTGGGCAGGCTCACTGTCCCCATCTGGTGCTATCTGGGGGGGCCGGTACACAGGGTTGCATGGACAGAGTGGGAGCTGCACAGGGAACACGGCAGGGGGACACGGGAGGGGCCGGCGGCACAGCAGAGGCTCGTGCCCCcccaaccctccctccccctccctgcctcctggcaGGTGGGATTGTGAGGATGACGCTGAGCCTGACAGTCATCATGATGGAGGCCACCAGCAACGTGACCTACGGCTTCCCCATCATGCTGGTGCTGATGACCGCCAAGATTGTGGGGGATGTCTTCATCGAGGTGCGGCCTGTGGGAGAGGCCGCCTGCCTTGCTTGCCCTCGCTCTGCGGCCCCTCTCCGTGCCCCTGGCATCGGAGCCTGAGGCTGGGAGAAAGACTGGCGGTCTGCGGCCACCGCGAGGGAGGGGGCCCTGTGGAGGCTGCCCCGCAAGCAGCCTGTTGCATGGCTGTGCCCGTCCTCTCCCCAGGGCCTGTACGACATGCACATCCAGCTGCAGAGTGTGCCCTTCCTGCACTGGGAAGCCCCAGTCACCTCACACTCGCTCACTGCCAGGTACCCCTCCCCAGGGCAGGCCCGCAGGCTGGGGGGTGGGTGCTGGACGCCCCGGGAGGCTTTGTGGGGGCAGCCTGGAGCAGGACGTGGGTGCTGGGCTGGTTCCCCTGGGGCAGCACCTGGGGGTATGGGCTCCCGGCCCACCTCATCTCCAGGTTTCCTGAGTCTGGCCACTTCCTGCATGTTGAGCTGTTGGGGAAGCTCCCTCAGCCCCGTGGTGGATCACAGCGTGTCTTCCACAGGGAGGTGATGAGCACACCAGTCACCTGTCTGCGGAGGAGGGAGAAGGTGGGCATCATTGTGGATGTGCTGAGCAGCACGGCGTCCAATCATAACGGCTTCCCAGTGGTGGAGGATGCCGACGGCACGCAGGTACCACCCAGCTGCAGGAAGCCGGGCTCATCATCTGTGCCGGCGAGTGGGGCGTGTTGGGGGGCATGGTTCCCGTGAATGTGGATGCCCTGCTCTGTGGTTTCTGGTAGAATTCCGCTGGTCACACGGCTGTGAAGACAGGTCCATGTGATCGCTGTCCCCGCAGCTTGGGTTACTGATGCACCTGTGTGTCCTGTGATCACACCCCAAGCTGCACCCCCAGCTGAGAAGTCACAGCTGTGCCTGTCAGGAGGTCCTAATGGAAGGTGCAGCGACGTCTGGGCCACGGTCTGCTTTTTGCCCCCACAAATGCTATGGTCTCTCGGCACCTCGTGATTGGGGtcctgccttccctcctgggCATTTGGGGATCCATGAGCCCGTGCAGGTGAAATGCCTGCAGCAGGGCCAGTGCTCATAGGCATCCAGCATCGCTGGGGACCCTGGCTGGAGCCCCCAGGCATCCCGGTGCTGTTGCCTGGCCCCTCTGGCCTAGCTGGCAGGGCGGGCCCTAGGTCTCAAGTCCCAGGTCCCCTGCAGACAAGGGTGTTTTGTTTCTTGTGCAGCCAGCCCGGCTCCAGGGCTTAATCCTGCGCTCCCAGCTCATCGTCCTGCTCAAGCACAAGGTAGGCTGTCGGGGGTGGCGGgagaagggggtggcaggagaTGCCAGGCAGGGCCCTGGGCTCTGAGGCACTGCCACCCACTGCCTGCCTCCCGCCCGCAGGTGTTCATAGAACGCTCTTGTATGGGCCTGCTACGGCGCCGGCTGCGGCTGAAGGACTTCCGTGATGCCTACCCGCGCTTCCCCCCGATCCAGTCCATCCATGTGTCCCAGGACGAGCGGGAGTGCACCATGGACCTCTCCGAGTTCATGAACCCCTCCCCCTACACGGTGCCCCAGGTGCCgcaggggtggtggggggcaggggcctgACCCCCACTTCCAGAGCCTCATGCAGCCACCACCCCTGGCGGTGTTCTGGCTTCACTGGCCATTGTGGACGGGTGGGGGGCGAGATCTGTAGGAGGGTGGAGGTGGCTACAGAGCAGGATGTGCTGGCTGAGGCGAGGGTGTGGCAGGGGGGTGGCCGGTCCTGCCCCACTCCTGTCCCGGGGTAGGGCAGGGGCCGATGGGTGAGCTGAGGCTGTGTCTACATTGCAGGAGGCATCCCTCCCGCGGGTGTTCAAGCTGTTTCGGGCCCTGGGCCTCAGGCACCTGGTGGTGGTGGACAACTGCAATCAGGTGATGGGGGAGCCCACTGCCTGCTGCATACCATCCTGCCTGCGCACACGCAGGGCTCCCCCAgactattctgtcttccacacGCAGGACAGGGGCATCCATAGAGGCAGAGGCCACTGGATCCCATGACCTGGCTTTGCTCCCACAGGTGGTCGGGCTGGTGACCAGGAAGGACCTCGCCAGGTACCGGCTTGGGAAGGGGGGCCTAGAGGAGCTCTCTCTGGCCCAGACGTGAggccctggcccctccctggGGTGTCTGCCTCGCTCCGCAGGCAGTGGCGGATCCAGCGTCCTCCAGACCTCGGGGACAGCACAGCCAATGTGTGACACATGTGGTCTCTTCATGTTCTcagtgcccccccccacccgaACTCATTCCCTCATCCTCCGAGATTTCACACGCCAGCCTCCTGTTTCCGGACTTCAAGGAGTCAGTTTGTAGAACTGCTGCTCTTTTTCTGAGGGACTGCGAGTGTGCGTATGTAtctgcatgtgtgtgcacgtgtgacAGCTGGCAGGCTGGGCCCTGTGGGTCCGAGTACCGCAGCCCCCAGGACGGGCCCATTGCCTGGAAGCACTGCACCCTAAGCACCACCAGCTGGAGGCCTGGGCGACTCGTGGCTGCAGCAGAGGCCTCTGGTCCTGTCCCTTTCAGCCCTCAGTTCAGTTTGTGGCCGTGAGATTTGGGGTCTGGGCAGAAACACAAGCTGGACTCATGAAGGCGAGGGCTCAAGGGAGCAGGACCACCTGGAGGGCAGATCCTGGAGCCGCACTCCCAGACATCGGTGGACCCCAAGCCACACCTGCTTGGTGCAATGGACTCTGAGCCAGGGTCTGGGCCAAAGGGGAGAGCTGAGACCTTCCTGTGGGCATGGACCCCCAAGTCCAGCCACGCCTCTATCACAGCACCCGTGTGGACGGCACAGGGAAGACGGGTCTTCTCAGCACACGGGGGCCCCACGGGCCACTGAGGACCCCCAGCCCCGAGCGATGTTCCGGGGCAGCTCTGCTTCCAGTGTTGGGGGCAGGTTGTTTCTGGGATGAGCTGGCGAACCCAGAGCAGGGATGCACCCCTCCCAGGCTGGGCAGTGCCAGATTTGGTAtcctgtgtccccagtgccccaCGGGACATTTTTTCTAAAGTGACTCACGTCTCCAGCCCACTTCTGTGATGAGGTCCGTGGATGGCTTTGTGGTAGGTTGGTGGGCACTCCACCTGGGTTTTAGCCACTTTCTAGGGGATGGGGCCTCGAGAGGCCTCTTCCTTCCTGGTAGGGGAGCCCTCCATGGGGGGCACGGGGGTCCAAGTGTGGGGATCTGAATGGGAGAAATAAAGGAATTGTACCCAGACAACCGGTGCCAGCTTCTTGTTCCCATCCAGCGTAGACCACAGTCCAGTTTCCCAGGATTTACAGGCCCACTGGGGGGTGGGGCAACCCAGGATGCGGCCCTCCTTCATGTGTGGTGCAGGTAGGCAGTGCCCCAGCAGGGACACTCCTGAGAGGGAGATGCAGGCGAGAGGCTCAGAGACCCACAGGTGGGGAAGCACCTGGGGCCACCCCACACCCATGGGAGGGAGGCCCCTGGCCACTGCGTCCTTGTCCACATTGCTACTGGGGCCGCTGCAGAGCCTTCGGGGAAGGCACTCTTTCCCTCCCCCTGCATCCTGGCCATGGTCCTTGTCCGCAAACTCAGGTGCAAAACACGGGCTGCTCCATCAGCACGCAGCCCCgtgtcacccctcccccactgggCTCCAAGGTGTGTGGTGTGGCTGAGTGGTGTCGGGTTTCCTGGGCAAGGGGTTGCCTGTGAGACACTGACCATGTGGGCGGGTCTGGGCAACAGTAGAGAGCAGGGCCACCTGGGCGGGGTGAGGTACCTGAGTGTCAGTGCTGGCTTGAAGCAAGACAGCCCACAGCGCACCCGGCTTCAGGACCCGGTGTGGGGAGAGCGCAGGCAGTGTTCTCAGCTGCTCAGGTGTTGGTTATGTGTTGAGGGAGTGATATTTTAGTTACACTGGGTTAAATAAAGCAGACTGCTAAAATTCACTCCATCTGTCTCTCTCGCTGAGGCTGCTCAAATCACCAGTGCAGCTGCTCTGTGGCCGGCACCCTCTCTCAGTGGCTCTGCTCTGGCCATGTCCCCCTGTGGCACCCTGTGTCCTCGGCCTGGTTGCTGGGCTGGCTGTGTTCAGCAGGTCCTGGGCTCCAGCCTCCCTGCTCGGGTTCTCTGACCAGAGGGCCAGTGATTGCTCctgggcctccctcccctcctgcccaggCTAGAGGGCTCCTGCCCGTGACAGGCCAGCAGCCACCCCTGCTGGCTGGCCAAGTGGTGCCCGCTCAGATccttccaaaaatgggcagttgGGGAGGCCTTGATGGAATGGGAAAGCTGAGGGCTCAGGTTCCACCGGCAGTTGGGCTGTGAAGTCAGGAGGTTCTGGTGAGAAAAAGAAGGTTCCAGAAGAGCCCCCGCTGCCTTGCCTACTTTGGTTTTGTCTTGAAGGAGAGATGTGAGGGCAGAGCTACCACTTCACACCTCACCTGCTCCCCCTGGATCCCAGAGCCTTCAGCTCTGACTTTTCCTGCCGCCCTCCcctacccccctcccccaaccgcCCTGGGGTCCAGCTGTGGGCAGCCGTGGGGTGCTAGGCCCAGGGTTTCTGGGCAACAGCCAAAACCACAGGCAGGGCTGTTGGTAAAGCTATATCAGGTGAGTTGAAGCGGAGCTGGGAGGACCACCAGGCGAGAGCCTGCACGAGGGTCTGGGCCACGTGGGACGGCTTTGCTTCCTGACCCCCAGCTCTCCTCAGAGCCCAGGCACTCCATCTGGAGCTGGTCAGGCAGGCACTGTCCCATTCCTGCTGCCAAATGCTATATGTCCTCAGGTGGGGCCCTGGACCTTTCTGAGCCTGAGCTTCCTACATGGACAGTGAGAGCTGGGCCTTGCTGTGGGACCCAGCGGGATGAGCCACGGTGAGCTCAGTGGGCACACTTAGCAAGGTTTGGGGTCCCTGTTACCCTGGGCTCCATTTGCAAGCATCTCCCCCCATTGGCTCTAAAGGCAAACCCCAAGGTACCTTCTAGAGCCGGCAGACAGCAACCCCTCGTCAGGGACCTTGCCACCCTCCCAGCCAGGCACCATCACCCCGGAGGATCTGGAGCTCCTCCTGGAGGAAGGGCTGGCCAGCTCCGAGCCCTTGAGTCTGGAGGAGATCTCAGAGAGGTATGAGTCCAGCTGCCTGCCATCCACCACTTTGGTCCCAGAGCAGGACACCCCCAAGCACTAGAAGAAGCTGGAGCGGTGGTGAGCCCCTTGGGGACCAGGGGCAGGGGAGCCACGTAGTGAGTGTCCTGCACACGCAGCCGACACAGCCCACTCCTCACCCCACCAGGGTGGCCGACCTGCAGGCCGAGGTGGTGTCGCTGCGGGGACACAAGGCCTGCTGCGAGCGTACCACACTGAGCCTGCTGTAGGAGCTGCTGCAGGTGCACACCTTCTTGCAGCTGCAGGACTCAGAGCTGAAGAGGCTGCAGCAGGCGGCTCAGGCCCCCAAGAAGGAGGCTCTCCAGGTGGGACGTGTCGGCTGGGAGGGAACATCCCAGGGTGTCAGGGCAGCTGTTTCCTGGACGCTGAGCCCCACTCAGCCCCTGCTGCTCAGGCAGGGCCTCGGGTCCCACTCCGTGGGCCCCTGTGTCTGTGCTAGTCGAGCTGGGAGGGCCCCTGGCCTGCACTCAGCTCACCCCTCCATCTTGCAGTTCCCCAGCCTGCAGAACCAGAACCAGATGCAGGCCCTGGACAAGAGGTACCCCTGCACCCTTGGAGCAGGCTTAACAGGAGGGAGGGGGCTTTGGGGAAGCAGCGACTGCTGCCAGGCCAGTCTGGGCATCAGCCCCTGGCTTTTGTTGCCTCCAATTTGGTATCTTGCTCAGGTAAGCAAACACATCCATGGCCCAACTCCAGAAGGTCAGGTTGCtggagcccagcagcctgtggagCCTGGGAAAGGGGCAGAAGGCTTGCTGCTGGGCCCCTTGGCTGAACCCCCACCCCAAAGGCTGCCCAGCCTGCTCCTGGCTGCCAGGAGGTGGCAGGGCAGGCCCCAGGCAGAAGCAACTCTTGTGTGCCAGGCTGGTGGAGGTCCGGGAGGCCCTGACCCAGAtaaggaggaaggaggcactccAGGACTCTGAGTGGAAGTGTGCTAAGCAGGAGGCCAGCCTTAGGTGGGCCCCTCAGGAGGCTGTCTCTGGACCTGCCGAGGGGTCGTGTGGGAGTCATCAAGGAGGGCAGGTGACCCTCCAGCCCAgggtccccaccccctccccttccccatcagTCACGCTCACGGGGAGCCTAGCTCTCTCTGTCCCAGGAGGGGACACAGAGTGGGCTTCTGGCCTCTCTGTGTGTTTACCCGGGTGGGGTTGGACCTCCTGCTAGGTCAGCCTGGGCCCCCCGGATGCAGGCCTGGCCTGAAAAGGATTTGGTGTTCAGGGCCCCACCAGCCTCCCTGAGGCTCCTCAT
The DNA window shown above is from Kogia breviceps isolate mKogBre1 chromosome 14, mKogBre1 haplotype 1, whole genome shotgun sequence and carries:
- the CLCN7 gene encoding H(+)/Cl(-) exchange transporter 7 isoform X3 — its product is MSNVELDDELLDSDTDPLHPFPKEIPHNEKLLSLKYESLDYDNSENQLFLEEERRINHTAFRTVEIKRWVICGMIGILTGLVACFIDIVVEKLAGLKYRVVKDNIDRFTARGGLSFSLLLWASLNVAFVLLGSVIVAFIEPVAAGSGIPQIKCFLNGVKIPHVVRLKTLVIKVSGVILSVVGGLAVGKEGPMIHSGSVIAAGVSQGRSTSLKRDFKIFEYFRRDTEKRDFVSAGAAAGVSAAFGAPVGGVLFSLEEGASFWNQFLTWRIFFASMISTFTLNFVLSIYHGNVWDLSSPGLINFGRFDTETMVYTIHEIPIFIAMGVVGGILGAVFNALNYWLTMFRIRYIHRPCLQVIEAMLVAAVTATVAFVLIYSSRDCQPLQGSSVSYPLQLFCADGEYNSMAAAFFNTPEKSVVSLFHDPPGSYNPMTLGLFTLVYFFLACWTYGLTVSAGVFIPSLLIGAAWGRLFGISLSYLTGAAVWADPGKYALMGAAAQLGGIVRMTLSLTVIMMEATSNVTYGFPIMLVLMTAKIVGDVFIEGLYDMHIQLQSVPFLHWEAPVTSHSLTAREVMSTPVTCLRRREKVGIIVDVLSSTASNHNGFPVVEDADGTQPARLQGLILRSQLIVLLKHKVFIERSCMGLLRRRLRLKDFRDAYPRFPPIQSIHVSQDERECTMDLSEFMNPSPYTVPQEASLPRVFKLFRALGLRHLVVVDNCNQVVGLVTRKDLARYRLGKGGLEELSLAQT